Within the Leisingera thetidis genome, the region CCCGCACGATCTTGCCCTTCTTGAACTTGAGGGTTTCCAGAAGGCCGTGATCGAGGTCGAACCGCTTTTCCAGGTTCCTGATCTCCAGCAGCGGGCGGTCTGTCTTTGCGTCCTTCATGCCCGTGCCTCCTGACGGTCTTCATCGCTGTGCAGACGCTGCACCTCGTGGCAGGCGACCGCGACCTCGCCGTATTGCACGATTTCCGGAATCCGGCTGCGGCACAGGTCGGTGGCGTATTTGCAGCGCGGGTTGAAGGCGCAGCCCTGGGGGATGCTGGCCAGGCCCGGCATGTTGCCGGGGATCTGCTTCAGCCGCTGGCCCGGCACCGTCTGCTGCGGCAGCGCGTTGATCAGCCCCTGGGTATAGGGGTGCTGCGGGTCGTTGATGATCTCCCGGGTGCGGCCCGCTTCGATGATCCGGCCGGCATACATCACCAGCGTGCGCTCGGTCATCTGGCTGACCACGCCCAGGTCATGGGTAATCAGGATCAGCCCCACCTGATTGGACTGGCACAGCTCCAGCATCAGCTCCATGATGTCGGCCTGAATGGTCACGTCCAGCGCCGTGGTGGGCTCATCCGCGATGATCAGCTGCGGATCGAGCAAAAGCGCAATCGCGATGATAATCCGCTGGCGCATACCGCCCGACAGCTCGTGCGGGTACTGCTCCAGCCGTTCTTCCGGCGAGGGGATATAGACCTCGCGCAACTTGACGATGGCAATCTGGCGCGCTTCCTCGCGGCTGAGCTTGCGGTGCGCCATCAGAGTTTCGATCATCTGCTGGCCGATGGTCAGCACCGGGTTCAGCGTCACCATCGGATCCTGAAAGATCATCGCCATCCGGTTGCCGCGCAGATTGCGCAGGCGCTTGTCGGACATCTTGACGACATCCTCGCCCTCGAACAGGATCTGGCCGCTGTCGATGTAGCCGGGGCGGCTGAGCAGGTTCATCAGCGAAAAGCCGGTGATCGACTTGCCTGCGCCGCTTTCGCCGACGATGCCCAGACGCTCGCCCTTGGCAAGGTCGAAGGAGATGCCGTTCAGCGCGGTCACCGTTTGGTCGCGCATGGCGAATTTCACGGTCAGGTCACGTACGGAAAGAAGGCTCATCGCGTCACCCCTTGTAGAGTTTCGGGTTCAGGACGTCGCGCATCCAGTCGCCCAGCAGGTTGATGACAAGGACCAGAACCACCAGGACCGCGCCGGGAATGGCGGTGATCCACCAGCTGCCCGAGAAGATGTAGTCAAAGCCCGAGGAGATCAGCGAGCCGAGCGACGGCTGGCTTGGCGGCATCCCCAGGCCCAGGAACGACAGCGACGCCTCGGAGATGATCGCATTGGCGACCTGCACGGTGGAAATGACAAAGATCGGCGACAGCGAGTTCGGCAGGATGTGCCGCACCATGATCCGCATCGGGCCGAAGCCCAGCACCCGGGCGCTGTCGACATATTCCTTCTTCTTCTCCGCCAGCACGGTGGCACGCACGGTCCGGGCGTATTGCGGCCATTCCGCGACGCCGATCACCGCAATCAGGAACACCACGGCATAGCGGTTGAAGGTGTCGGAGCCGAACATGGCCTGCGTCACCGCCAGAAAGATGATCGCCACCATCAGGGTTGAGAACGACAGCTGGATATCCGCGAGCCGCATCAGCAGGCTGTCCAGGCGGCCGCCGACATAGCCGGCCAGCAGGCCGATGGAGATGCCCAGAAAGGCCTGCAGTGCCACCGCGCAGATCCCGATCAGCAGCGACAGCCGGGTGCCGTACAGGATCGTGGACCACAGGTCGCGGCCTTGGTCGTCGGTGCCCAGCATGAACTCCGGCAGCGCACCGTTAATCCAGACCGGCGGGTATTCCGAGTTCATGATGTCAATGGACCCCGGATCATAAGGATCATAGGGCGCAATCACCGGCGCCAGAAAGGCCGCCACGGCAATCAGCAGGAAGACAATCATGCTCACCACCGCCACCGGATTGCGGCGGAAGCTGTAGCCCATGTTGGAATTCCAGGCCCTGGACCAGCGCGACGGTTCGGATTTCGGGGAAAGCGTTTCGGCACTCATGCGCCCATCCTCGCAATATTCACGGTCGGGTTCACCAGGCCATAGATCAGGTCAACGATGGTGTTGGTGACCACAAAGATGAAGCCGACAACGATCAGATAGGCCACGATCAGCGGGGTATCGACGCGATTCACCGCCTCGAGGAACATGAACCCCATGCCCGGCCACTGGAACACCGTCTCGGTCAGGATGGTGTAGGCCACCATGGTGCCGATCTGCACACCGCCCACGGTGATCACCGGCAGAAGCGTGTTTTTCAACGCGTGGACAAAGTAGATCCGCCACGGGTTGATGCCCTTGGCCTTGGCGTATTTCACGTATTCCGACTGCAGCACTTCCATCATCTCGGCCCGGATCAGGCGGACAAACAGCGGCAGCATGATCGACGCCAGCGCAAAGGAGGGCAGAATGATGTGCATCCAGCCGTCGGCAGTGGCAAAGTTGGTCTGCCAGTAGCCCCAGACATGCACGGTGTCGCCGCGCCCGTAGGAAGGAAACCAGCCGTATTCCACCGAGAACACGAAGATCATCAGGATGGCGGTCAGGAACACCGGGATCGAGATGCCGACGATCGACAGGCCCATGATGATCCGGCTGATGATGCTGTCGGGCTTGATCGCGGTATAGACGCCCAGCGGCACCGAGAAGCCGACGATGATCAGCGTCGCACCGAACACCAGCTCCAGCGTCGCGGGCAGCTTCTTCAGGATCACATCCAGCGCCGGCTCCTTGAAGAAATAGGAGGTGCCCAGATCACCCTGCAGCGCATTGCCCGCGAACCGCAGGTATTGAGTCACGAAGCTGTCGTTCAGCCCCAGCTCATCGCGCAGCTGCTGGCGCACTTCTTCCGAGACCGACTGCCCGACCAGTTCGCGCAGCGGGTCGCCCAGGTTGCCCTGGATGGCAAAGGCAATCAGCGAGATGACGAACATCACCGCAACCGCCTGAATCACTCGCTTTGCGAGATAGGCAAACATCTTCCTGACCTTTGTAGAGTTCGATGACAGTGCAGGACGCGGTCTTCTGTGGAACCGCCGATCCTGCGAATACAGCCTGAGGGCCGCCTGTTCAGTGGGTTGTCCGGGCCGGCCCCAGCGGCCGGCCCGGGTCTTTCAGGTTTGTCAGCTGCCGGTTTCCACGATCAGGTCACCGAAGTAGGGGAAGTTCAGCGCGTTCACGATATCGGCTGCGTTCATGCCGGACTTGGCGCCCCATGCCAGGTTCTGCCAGTGCAGCGGGATAAAGGCCGCGTCTTCATACAGGATACCTTCCAGCTTCTGCAGCAGTTCCGCACGCTTGTCCGGATCGGTTTCCGCGTTGGCCTGCAGCATCAGCTTGTCGGCTTCCTCGTTGCAGTAATTGCCCGAGTTGTACTGGCCGTTGCCGGTTGCCTCATCCGGGCAGGCGGTCAGGAACTGGTGGAAGTTGGCGGAATCTTCGGTATCCGCGTGCCAGCCGATCATCATCATGTCCGCCGCGCGCTCGTCGAAGGTCGGCCAGTACTGCGCCTTGGGCATGGTCTGCAGATCCACCTTGATGTTGATCTGTGCCAGCATCGAGGCCACCGCCTGGGCGATCTTGTCGTCATTCACATAGCGGTTGTTCGGCGCCATCATGGTGATCGAGAACCCGTCGGCATAGCCAGCCTCGGCCATCAGCGCCTTTGCTTTCTCCAGGTCAAAACGCGGTGCGAAGTCCTCGCTGTAGCCCAAATAGCCGGCCGGGCTGGCCTGGCCGCCCACGGTGCCGAAGCCGCGCATGATGCGGTCGACGATGCCCGCGTTGTTCACGGCGTAATCGATTGCCTTGCGGACACGGACATCCTTGAAGGCTTCGACGCGCTCCTGGTTCATCTGGAAGGTGATGATGCGGGTGCCCGGCATGGTGATCAGGTCAACGCCGTCGGCATCGGCCACGCGCTTCAGATCGGTCGGCGGAACCGGCGCGATAAAGTCAACATCGCCGGACAACAGCGCCGCGACGCGGGTCGGGTCTTCCTTGATCGGGGTCAGCACGATCTTGTCGACGTTGCCGCCGCTGCCGTTGTCCCAGTAATCGGCATAGCGGTCGAACACGACGCGCACGCCCTGCTCACGCTCGGACACGATGAAGGGGCCGGTGCCGGACACGTTGCGGGAGGCAAAGCTGTCGCCGTGCTTGACGATCTCGGTCTTGTCCTTGCCGTCGGCCGTGGTGCCGGAATAATAGGCGCTGTCCATCGGGAAGATGTAGGTCGCGGTGTGCAGCACCAGCGGATAGGGCTCCGCGGTCTTGAGGTCGAAGGTCATGTCATCGACCACTTCGACATCGGTGAAGGGAGCAAAGATGCCCTTGAAATCGTCGCTTTGCTTGAGCCGGTCGAAGGTCCAGTCCACGTCATTCGCGGTCAGCGGGTTGCCGCTGTGAAAGGTGACTCCGCTGCGCAGCTTGAAGCGCATGGTGGTGTCGTCGATCTGCTCCCAGCTTTCGGCAAGGCGCGGCTCGAACTGCAGGTCCTGGGTCCAGCGCACCAGCGGGTCAAAGACCATGTGCGACAGCTGCAGCGTGCCGCCGGACAGCTGTTCATGCGGATCCAGCGATACCGGGTCGGCGTCATAGGCAACACGCACGGTGGTCTCGGCATAGGCAACCGGCGCCATCGCCACCACCGCAGCAGCCGCCAGGCTTCTGACAAATTTCGTCATTAGGCATTCTCCCCTGTGATTATGGCGGGAACGCTATCCTGCGGCGCGTGCGCTGTGAAATGCCGATATCGCATAGGGTATGCAGGACACACATCGGGGCTATGCGTGTTCGGAATATCTTTTCCTTTGCAACAGCTTATGGACCACACACCGGACGTGTCCCGTTACTTGACGGATATTATCCTGAACTGTTTCCGGCAGCCAAACCCCGCTGCAGGTCTCTTGCACCACGTCTGCGGCATGGAAAACCGCAGGTGCCTGCCCCCGCATGAACAGCTTGCGCACCACAGCCTACACACCGTCCGGGGCTGTTACATGCCGCCACTCAATACCATGCCGAGCTGGATAAACCCGTCCTTCGGTGATGGAAGACAGCGCCGGCAGACCCCCCAAGCAGGCCTCAGCAACTGGCTCCACTCTGTCAGTTCCCGCCCAAACTCCGAATCTGTTGGAAAATGTGATCGCGGGCGAAACCGCGATCGCCATTCCACTCGTCAGCCGCGCCTCCGCTCCGGGCAATCCCGCGCGGGATTTTTCCTCCATCAGCGTAAAGAGTCCGGGCCGACTTGAAGACAAACCCAGAAGCGAGCGAGATTTACGGACGAACAGAACATCGGCATCCGGTCGGAGCATGAATCCGATGCAAAATATGCCGGTTTATGCCGTAAGCATGGCCTGCCGGACGACATTTCCTTCAACTGGAAGGTCAATTCCGGCGGAGTGACGGCATCGGAATCCAGCGGGCTGAAGGCACTCGAGGATGAGAACGGCAAGCTGAAGAAGCTGCTGTTGGAGCAGAAGCTTGATCTGGCCGCAATGAAGGAGCTGGTTTCAAAAAAGTGCTAGCACCCGCTGTGATGCGCGCGGCTGCCGCGCACCTGAATGCCCTGCTGGGGCTTTCAGCACGGCGGGAGTGCCGGATTGCCATGGCCGCCGGTGACACCCTTGCGCTCATCAACAAAGCCCGGATGCACCGACCTGCACCACGTGGATCGGACCGTTCCGGGCGCAATCCTCGGCATAGGGCTTCTTGCCGAAGGCCGCGATGCCTATAAAGGGCAAATTCGGCCGCCGGTTTCATTGCCGTGGTTAGGCAGTTTTCTCCTCAGATCTTTGCCTTCACCGGAGCCGCATATTGCGGCATGGCCACGCGCCTTGGCACGTAGGTACCGTTCCGGGTCACTGTCTCGATGTGTCCGGCAATCTCCTCCATAGGCGCAAACCAGACATCACCACGCTCACACGCACTTTCCAGAAAGGCCGCGACAATTTCCCAGCGGGACAAGCGCCCTGTAGCAAATGGGTGAACCACAGGGATCCAAAGTCCTCCGTGGCGGTAAGCCGCTTCGAACTCCTGGACAAAAGGTTCCCACCCGGACCTGGGTGACCGAACCGGCATCATGTAATCGAGATCCATCGACTGAACATACTGCGGCCAGTCATCCAGGCCCCAATGCGATGGCAGCTCAATGAGCGCCCCATCTTTGGCTTCTATGATGTAAGGCACATCGTCCCCCATCAGGGACGCATCATATTTGAAGCCGCGCTCTACCAGCAATTCGGCCGATTCATTGGAGAAGTTGTAAAGCGGAGCGCGCCAGCCTCGCGGTTTCGCACCGGTCATGAACTCTATCACGCTGATAGCTTTGTCCATCCAGGCCGCCTGTTCCTCCCGGCTCTGTTGTACTGGGTTCTCGTGTAAATACCCGTGATGGCCGATTTCGTGACGGCCGTTCAGGATCAGTTCAACGGTTTCCGGATATGTTTCCATGCACCACGCCGGGATGAAGAATGTCTGCCGGATGCCAAGCCTGCGATAGGTTTCCAAGATACGCGGTATCGCAACCTGCGGCCCATATTGAAGCATCGAGATCGCGGAAGCCCGTTTGTACCCATCCAGCGGATGGTCCAGATGGATCAGGCTGTCGGCATCCATGTCGAAAGTTACGCAGCAGGCGCATTTCGCACCGTTTGGCCAAGGCACCGGGTTGCTGATCATTGTTTGAAAATCCTTCACTTACTTGCCTCCACGCACATACTTGATGCCAATTGCAGCAGGCGGGCGGACCTTGCCTGCGAACAGGACAAGAGCCAGGAATGATGCGATGAATGGCACCATGGAGAACAGCTGGTAAGGCACGTCTGGACTGCCGAACTGAAGACGCAGCTGCAGAGCGTCCGACATTCCGAAGAACAGGCAGGCAAGCAGCGCCCCGACCGGGTTCCAGCGGCCAAGGATCAGGGCTGCCAGAGCAATAAAGCCTTTGCCTGCGCTCATGTGCTCAGTGAAGACAAACACTTGGCTGAGCACCAGGTAGCATCCGCCGAGCCCGGCCATCGCACAACTGATCAGCACGGCAATCAGGCGGACCCGCGATACGCTGATCCCGGCGCTGTCCGCCGCCACGGGATAGTCGCCGATGGCGCGCAGGTTCAGGCCCCACGGGGTCTTGTACATCACCCACCAGGTCAGCGGCACCAAAAGATACATCAGGTAAGTCAGCAGGTCTTGCGTGAACAGCACCTGACCCAAAACCGGGATCGAAGACAGCAACGGAATGGTAAGCGGAGCAAATCCGGGCAAAGTCTCCGTCGCATCGGCACCGAGGATGAGGCGCGCCAGGTACGAGGTAAGGCCGATCATCAGGATGTTGATCGCAATTCCGGCCACCAGCTGGTTGATCGCCAGGCCAACCGCCAGGGCAGCCAGGATCAGGCCGGCCAGGCTGGCCACTGCGAGGCCAAGGAACAGGCCGCCAAAGGGGGTGCCCGTGACATAGGCCCCTACTGCCGCGCCAAAGGCCCCGCCCAAAAGGCACCCTTCCAGAGCAATGTTGAATACACCGGAGCGCTCGGAAATGACACCGCCGACAGCGGCAAAGATGATCGGAATGGACAGCCGCAAGCTGGTCGAGAGGAAATCACTCAGGGCCTGCGGATCGAGAAGGAAATCCATTATTCCTCTCCTTTTCGGAATGTCGCAAATGTATCGCCGACCTCAGCATCCAGCTTGCGCCGCCGCTGCAGGAAAAGGGACCATCTGGTTGCGTTGAACTTGAAGCCCAGGCTTGCGGCGACAAAGATGATCACTAGCCCCTGAATGGCTTCGATAACTGTGCTTTCCAGGCCGACGGCACGCTGCATCACCAGGGCCCCGGCCTTCAGTCCCGACAGGAAGAATGCGGCGATAGGCGCGACCAGCGGGTTCACCGTTGCAAGGAAGGCAACAACAATCCCGTCAAAACCATAGCCAGGAGAGAAGTGATGATAGAGGCGGTACTTCAACCCAAGCACCTCGAAGGTGCCGGCCAATCCGCCCAAGGCGCCGGCGGCGAACATCACCCAGACGATATAGGGCCTGACCGGAACCCCAGCATAGCGTGCAGCTGTCGCGTTTTTGCCGATCGTATCGAGGGCGAAGCCGATGGTTGAGTACTTCAGGACGAAATACATCACCATTGCCAGCGCAAGGCCGACAACAACACCAGCATGCGCGTCGGTGCCATCCATGATCCAGGGCAGCCATAGCTCCTGGCGGATTTCTTCGGAATATGGATAAGGCGCACCTTCCTGCATCATCGGGCCGCCCGCGACGTAGCTGACAATATTGATCGCAATGAAGTTAAGCAGGATCGTCAGGATTACCTCGTTCATGCCGTGATAGGCTTTCAGGTATCCCGGGATCATCCCCCACAGGCCGCCGCCCAATGCTCCAGCCAATACACAGATCGGAACCAGTATCAGCGGCGGCATCGCGGGCAGCAGCAGAGCCGCCATGGCAGAAAACAACCCGCCCATGTAAATCTGGCCTTCAGCACCGATGTTCAGCAAACCGGCACGCAAGGGCAAAATCACGGCCAGGCCGGCCAGCAGGATTGGAGATGTCTTCACCAGCGTGCCAGCCAGGCCCCAGTAATCCAGAAAGGCCCCCTTGAAAAGCTCGGCATAGGCGGTGATCGGCGAAACACCTGCAATCAGGATCAGGCCGGACCCGGCAAACAGGGCGAGCAGAACCGCCCACACAGGGCGCAGAACATAGAAATAGCGGATGGCTGTCAGCATCATACGGCCTCCTTCTCTTTGATACCGCCCATCAATGCCCCGATACGCTCATCGGTGACCTGATCAGGGGTTAGAACGCCGGTGATTTCGCCTGCACACATGACCGCTATGCGGTCCGCCACAGTCATGATGTGTTCGAGCTCAGTTGAAATATAGAGCACAGCTTTGCCAGCGGCGCGTTCCGCCATGACAGTGCGCTGCACCGCTTCGATGGCGCCGACATCAAGACCCTTGCAGGGCTGCATCACCACCAGAACCTGCGGATCGCATTCCACTTCACGGGCAAAAATCAGCTTTTGCTGGTTGCCCCCGGACAGGAACCGGACGTGCTGGTCGATGTTGCGCATACGCACGTCGTAGCGTTCAACCCAGTCCCTGGCTTTTTGCCGGACCGTGCCCTTGCTGATCACCCCGCTTCCGGAGAACGGCCGGACCCGGAAATCACGCAGCATCGCGTTTTGCCAAATTGAGAAATCGAGCACCAGGCCCGTGTGATGCCGGTCTTCCGGTACAAAGGAAACATGATGCTGGTGGCGGCGCGCATGCACCGAACTGTAAGTGATGTCGGCGCCGTTGACCGATATCGTCCCGGCATCCGGTGCCAGCAGGCCGGTTATGACCTCGGAGAGTTCAGCTTGGCCATTGCCATCAACGCCGGCAACACCCAGCACTTCACCGGCACGGATCTCCAAGGACACATCCTTCAGTGCCTCAATCCCCCGGCTGTTGCGTGCCCGCAGGCCCTCGGCCTTGAGAATGACTGCGCCTGGCTTCCGGTCCCCGCGGTCCATCTCGTCATGAACGACTTCGCGTCCGACCATTAGGCGGGCCATCTCCCGCGCGTCGGATTCCGAGACCTTCACCTCGGCACTGACCTTGCCGTGCTGCATGATGGTGACGTTGTCCGCGATTGCTTCGACTTCATCGAGCTTGTGAGTAATGAAAATCACCGTTTTACCGGCGTCCCTCAGCCGCGCCATGCCGTCCAGGAAATTGGCGATCTCATTCGGAGCCAGAACACTGGTTGGCTCGTCCAGAATGATAATATCCGCATCCCGGAACAGGACCTTGAGGATTTCTACCCGTTGCCGCATGCCAATGGGCAGCTTCCAAACTTCTTCGTGGGGATCGATATCGAACTGGTATTCTTCCGACAGTTCCCGCAGTCGCTCGGCGATACTCTCCAGATCCAGCGTGGCCCCCTGTCCGGGCAAGCCGAGGGCAACATTTTCGGCAACTGTCAGGGTATCGACCAGCATGAAATGCTGGTGGATCATGCCGATCCCCATTTCCATTGCCTTTCTTGGCGAGGGTATCTGCGTCACATTTCCATTGAGGGAGATCACGCCCTCTTCCGGCTGGTACAGGCCGAAAAGAACGTTCATCAAAGTCGTCTTCCCAGCGCCGTTTTCGCCAAGGATCGCGTGAATGGATCCTCGCTCGATTTTCAGATGCACTCCATCCAGGGCCCGGAACGTTCCAAACAGTTTCGCGATCCCAGTGAGTTCAAGCGCAGCTTCAGGCATAGAAACCTCCATTTTCTTCGTAAACCCAAGTGGGGGAGAGCATTGCGCCCTTCCCCCCGGGAGGAGACCTTGTGTCAGTGGGTTTCTATTTCTCGCGCGATGATCTTGCCGATGACATCCTGGGCGGATTGCTGTGCATCCGCCGATACCCGGTCGGAATAGCTGCCGATGCGGGCAACTGCGGGCGTTTCCAGACCGAAGATATAGGGCTTGCTTTCCATTTCACCGGCTTTGGCGGTGGAAATCACTTCCACCAGCGCACTGCGCATATCGAAGATTGCAGACTGGATGACGGTTTCGGGCCAGTCGGCAATCGCGTCGTAATAGATGCCGATACCCATCTTGCCCTTTTCGCGGACACCTTGCAGGCTGCCAACGACTGCATTGTCCATCGATGGGAAAATGACGTCAGCGCCTTGGCTGATCAGATTGAGAGCCGCCTCCTTGCCCTTGGCGACGTCATCCCAGTCGTTTGTCCAGGCGGTGAAAACCTCGCCGTCCGGCCGGGAATCCAGAAAGCCCTTTTCAAAGCCCTCACCAAGCTGAACATAGAATTGAAGCTTTTGGGCGCCGATGTACCCGGCTTTACCGGTTTCAGATGCCTGCGCCGCTACATGCCCCATCACGTAGCCCAATGCAGGGAAGTCGAAACTCATGGTCGAGATGTTCTCGCCAGCTTCGGTTCCGTTCACAATCAAGAATTGCGTATCGGGAAACCGCCCGGCAACCCGGCCGACGGATTCCTGAAACTCGCCGCCGTGGCCGATCACCAGATCGTACCCGCGGCGGGCATAGTCGGACAGGGCTTGCGGCTGGTCCGGCTGCGCCGTTTTCTCAGAATAGGCAAATTCAATCGACAGCTCTTCAGCTGCCCGCTGCACCCCCTCAAATCCCGCTTGGTTGAAGGAGCGGTCAGTGATCACCCCGGGCAAGACAATTGCCACCTTGAAGTCGTCTGCCAGCGCGGCACCCGATGCAGCACTCAAGGCTGCGCAGACTGCGGCCGCTTTCGCGGCAGTAAGAACTTTGGACTGTTTCATTGCGTCCTCCCTGTTTATGTCATTAAAAACTTAAGTCACTTAATCTTTTTGAGTCAATAAATTTATTGTGGCTCTTAGCACAGCGTGCGATACTGCAGGGCAGCAAGAGGTTTTTCTGATGGCAACAAAGGGACTTAGAGAGCGGCAGAAGGAAACGCGCCGTGCTCGTATTGTGGAAATCGCCCGGCGGAAGTTTCAGGACTCGGGGTATGCAGTCACCACAATAGAGGACATCGCGGCAGAGGCAGAGCTGTCCGCGGTCACGATCTACAAGTACTTTGGCAGCAAGGCGGGTATCCTTCTGGCACTGGTCAGGCAGAGTGATCTTTTCCTGATCCAGAAGCTGGATGAATGCGTGAATACTCCCCATCAGGGCCTTACCGAAGGTGTCCTCGCGTTCGGGCGGATCATGCGGCAGCACGCGATGACTTATCTGCAGAAACCAACCTGGAGGGAGGTCATCTCTGCTTCGATATCTGAAGGGAGCAAGGAGTTCGGACGGACCTATAACGATCTCGACAACGCCCTGATAGAAAAGATGGAGGCGCTTATCTTCAATCTGCAAGAGCAGGGCAAGGTCACCCGGAACCTGGATTCAAGAGCGCTTGCTGATTGCCTCTTCTCGCTGCAGAACATCCGCTTCTTTCAATTCATAGCAGATGACACCATTGGCATGGATGCAGCGGACAAAAATTTCCAGCAAGATCTGGCGTCCCTGCAAGCCGCGTATTCAGGTTAGACTTTTGGCACGTCGACCCATAAACCGCGCCGGGTTTGCCGGAGGCTGATTTCAGTGAGTTAAGCAACTATGCCCTCAGCTTGCCAGAGCCGCGCAGCAATTGGCCTCTGCTTCTGACGGCGGGATGCCCCTGTCGGCTCGAGCAGGCGGCGGCTGTTGAACCAGTCCACCCAATCAAGTGTAACATATTCCACGGCCTCGAAGCTATGCCACGGTCCCCGGCGGTGAATGGCTTCGGCTTTGAACAAGCCGTTGATTGTCTCG harbors:
- a CDS encoding BMP family protein, translating into MKQSKVLTAAKAAAVCAALSAASGAALADDFKVAIVLPGVITDRSFNQAGFEGVQRAAEELSIEFAYSEKTAQPDQPQALSDYARRGYDLVIGHGGEFQESVGRVAGRFPDTQFLIVNGTEAGENISTMSFDFPALGYVMGHVAAQASETGKAGYIGAQKLQFYVQLGEGFEKGFLDSRPDGEVFTAWTNDWDDVAKGKEAALNLISQGADVIFPSMDNAVVGSLQGVREKGKMGIGIYYDAIADWPETVIQSAIFDMRSALVEVISTAKAGEMESKPYIFGLETPAVARIGSYSDRVSADAQQSAQDVIGKIIAREIETH
- a CDS encoding TetR/AcrR family transcriptional regulator — translated: MATKGLRERQKETRRARIVEIARRKFQDSGYAVTTIEDIAAEAELSAVTIYKYFGSKAGILLALVRQSDLFLIQKLDECVNTPHQGLTEGVLAFGRIMRQHAMTYLQKPTWREVISASISEGSKEFGRTYNDLDNALIEKMEALIFNLQEQGKVTRNLDSRALADCLFSLQNIRFFQFIADDTIGMDAADKNFQQDLASLQAAYSG